In Nasonia vitripennis strain AsymCx chromosome 2, Nvit_psr_1.1, whole genome shotgun sequence, a genomic segment contains:
- the LOC100123343 gene encoding zinc finger protein 420 isoform X1, whose translation MLLEVDWYAGYEQFVKRNLTLLPNQQAAQSLHHQQQLHQPLQPHPQQTDIMTSMFEQQIKSEPMGFYSVASSRSDGSNSMVNLSDDREELSQQEGHLQAQQSMQAHQQAQHQQQVQQQQHQQVQEVHSPIMHEESPARQSTGQQTVKEGSRSKPQPCKVCGKVLSSASSYYVHMKLHSGNKPYHCTVCEASFCRKPYLEVHMRTHTGERPFQCELCLKRFTQKSSLNTHKRVHTGERPYSCDICQKRFAVKSYVTAHRWSHVAEKPLVCERCSLTFTSKSQFAIHIRTHTASTTYECNICGRTFVRDSYLIRHQNRVHRDLSQNNANHDPGTPQSSGAGTPGTGFESPVCDLRYSEGPSSLDGLGQPTGKSGAGIAAEIASLAKQNSLQLPLPLLHPQTTN comes from the exons ATGTTGCTAGAG GTGGATTGGTACGCAGGATATGAGCAGTTTGTCAAGCGCAACCTGACTCTGCTCCCCAACCAGCAAGCAGCACAGTCGCTgcatcatcagcagcagcttcaCCAGCCGCTGCAGCCTCATCCCCAGCAGACGGACATTATGACATCTATGTTTGAGCAGCAAATCAAGAGTGAGCCTATGGGATTTTACTCCGTGGCATCCAGCAGATCCGACGGTTCCAATTCCATGGTCAATTTGTCAGACGATAGAGAAGAATTGTCCCAGCAGGAAGGTCACCTTCAAGCACAGCAGTCAATGCAAGCTCATCAGCAAGcccagcaccagcagcaggtgcagcagcaacagcaccAGCAGGTCCAAGAGGTGCATAGTCCTATTATGCATGAGGAGTCACCTGCTCGACAGTCCACTGGCCAGCAGACAGTCAAGGAGGGTAGTCGCTCGAAGCCCCAGCCCTGCAAAGTATGTGGCAAAGTGCTCAGCTCTGCCTCCTCCTACTACGTCCACATGAAGCTCCACTCGGGCAACAAGCCCTACCACTGCACTGTGTGCGAGGCGAGCTTCTGTCGTAAGCCCTACCTGGAGGTGCACATGCGGACGCACACGGGCGAGCGGCCCTTCCAGTGCGAGCTCTGTCTCAAGCGGTTCACCCAGAAGAGCAGCCTCAATACTCACAAGCGCGTGCACACGGGTGAGCGGCCCTACTCCTGCGACATCTGCCAGAAGCGCTTCGCAGTCAAGAGCTACGTGACGGCGCACCGCTGGTCGCACGTGGCCGAGAAGCCACTGGTCTGCGAGCGCTGCTCCCTGACCTTCACCTCCAAGAGTCAATTCGCCATCCACATCCGCACCCACACCGCCAGCACGACCTACGAGTGCAACATCTGCGGACGCACCTTTGTGCGCGACAGCTACCTGATTCGGCACCAGAACCGTGTGCACCGCGACTTGTCGCAGAACAACGCAAACCACGACCCCGGCACGCCCCAGAGCTCGGGGGCTGGCACTCCCGGCACCGGCTTCGAGAGCCCGGTTTGTGATCTGCGCTACAGCGAGGGACCCTCCTCGCTCGACGGCCTCGGCCAGCCGACCGGCAAATCCGGCGCCGGTATCGCCGCCGAGATCGCCAGCCTCGCCAAGCAGAACAGCCTGCAGCTGCCGCTGCCTCTGCTCCACCCGCAGACCACCAACTAG
- the LOC100123343 gene encoding zinc finger protein 420 isoform X2 codes for MQVDWYAGYEQFVKRNLTLLPNQQAAQSLHHQQQLHQPLQPHPQQTDIMTSMFEQQIKSEPMGFYSVASSRSDGSNSMVNLSDDREELSQQEGHLQAQQSMQAHQQAQHQQQVQQQQHQQVQEVHSPIMHEESPARQSTGQQTVKEGSRSKPQPCKVCGKVLSSASSYYVHMKLHSGNKPYHCTVCEASFCRKPYLEVHMRTHTGERPFQCELCLKRFTQKSSLNTHKRVHTGERPYSCDICQKRFAVKSYVTAHRWSHVAEKPLVCERCSLTFTSKSQFAIHIRTHTASTTYECNICGRTFVRDSYLIRHQNRVHRDLSQNNANHDPGTPQSSGAGTPGTGFESPVCDLRYSEGPSSLDGLGQPTGKSGAGIAAEIASLAKQNSLQLPLPLLHPQTTN; via the coding sequence ATGCAGGTGGATTGGTACGCAGGATATGAGCAGTTTGTCAAGCGCAACCTGACTCTGCTCCCCAACCAGCAAGCAGCACAGTCGCTgcatcatcagcagcagcttcaCCAGCCGCTGCAGCCTCATCCCCAGCAGACGGACATTATGACATCTATGTTTGAGCAGCAAATCAAGAGTGAGCCTATGGGATTTTACTCCGTGGCATCCAGCAGATCCGACGGTTCCAATTCCATGGTCAATTTGTCAGACGATAGAGAAGAATTGTCCCAGCAGGAAGGTCACCTTCAAGCACAGCAGTCAATGCAAGCTCATCAGCAAGcccagcaccagcagcaggtgcagcagcaacagcaccAGCAGGTCCAAGAGGTGCATAGTCCTATTATGCATGAGGAGTCACCTGCTCGACAGTCCACTGGCCAGCAGACAGTCAAGGAGGGTAGTCGCTCGAAGCCCCAGCCCTGCAAAGTATGTGGCAAAGTGCTCAGCTCTGCCTCCTCCTACTACGTCCACATGAAGCTCCACTCGGGCAACAAGCCCTACCACTGCACTGTGTGCGAGGCGAGCTTCTGTCGTAAGCCCTACCTGGAGGTGCACATGCGGACGCACACGGGCGAGCGGCCCTTCCAGTGCGAGCTCTGTCTCAAGCGGTTCACCCAGAAGAGCAGCCTCAATACTCACAAGCGCGTGCACACGGGTGAGCGGCCCTACTCCTGCGACATCTGCCAGAAGCGCTTCGCAGTCAAGAGCTACGTGACGGCGCACCGCTGGTCGCACGTGGCCGAGAAGCCACTGGTCTGCGAGCGCTGCTCCCTGACCTTCACCTCCAAGAGTCAATTCGCCATCCACATCCGCACCCACACCGCCAGCACGACCTACGAGTGCAACATCTGCGGACGCACCTTTGTGCGCGACAGCTACCTGATTCGGCACCAGAACCGTGTGCACCGCGACTTGTCGCAGAACAACGCAAACCACGACCCCGGCACGCCCCAGAGCTCGGGGGCTGGCACTCCCGGCACCGGCTTCGAGAGCCCGGTTTGTGATCTGCGCTACAGCGAGGGACCCTCCTCGCTCGACGGCCTCGGCCAGCCGACCGGCAAATCCGGCGCCGGTATCGCCGCCGAGATCGCCAGCCTCGCCAAGCAGAACAGCCTGCAGCTGCCGCTGCCTCTGCTCCACCCGCAGACCACCAACTAG
- the LOC100123343 gene encoding zinc finger protein 420 isoform X3, whose translation MTSMFEQQIKSEPMGFYSVASSRSDGSNSMVNLSDDREELSQQEGHLQAQQSMQAHQQAQHQQQVQQQQHQQVQEVHSPIMHEESPARQSTGQQTVKEGSRSKPQPCKVCGKVLSSASSYYVHMKLHSGNKPYHCTVCEASFCRKPYLEVHMRTHTGERPFQCELCLKRFTQKSSLNTHKRVHTGERPYSCDICQKRFAVKSYVTAHRWSHVAEKPLVCERCSLTFTSKSQFAIHIRTHTASTTYECNICGRTFVRDSYLIRHQNRVHRDLSQNNANHDPGTPQSSGAGTPGTGFESPVCDLRYSEGPSSLDGLGQPTGKSGAGIAAEIASLAKQNSLQLPLPLLHPQTTN comes from the coding sequence ATGACATCTATGTTTGAGCAGCAAATCAAGAGTGAGCCTATGGGATTTTACTCCGTGGCATCCAGCAGATCCGACGGTTCCAATTCCATGGTCAATTTGTCAGACGATAGAGAAGAATTGTCCCAGCAGGAAGGTCACCTTCAAGCACAGCAGTCAATGCAAGCTCATCAGCAAGcccagcaccagcagcaggtgcagcagcaacagcaccAGCAGGTCCAAGAGGTGCATAGTCCTATTATGCATGAGGAGTCACCTGCTCGACAGTCCACTGGCCAGCAGACAGTCAAGGAGGGTAGTCGCTCGAAGCCCCAGCCCTGCAAAGTATGTGGCAAAGTGCTCAGCTCTGCCTCCTCCTACTACGTCCACATGAAGCTCCACTCGGGCAACAAGCCCTACCACTGCACTGTGTGCGAGGCGAGCTTCTGTCGTAAGCCCTACCTGGAGGTGCACATGCGGACGCACACGGGCGAGCGGCCCTTCCAGTGCGAGCTCTGTCTCAAGCGGTTCACCCAGAAGAGCAGCCTCAATACTCACAAGCGCGTGCACACGGGTGAGCGGCCCTACTCCTGCGACATCTGCCAGAAGCGCTTCGCAGTCAAGAGCTACGTGACGGCGCACCGCTGGTCGCACGTGGCCGAGAAGCCACTGGTCTGCGAGCGCTGCTCCCTGACCTTCACCTCCAAGAGTCAATTCGCCATCCACATCCGCACCCACACCGCCAGCACGACCTACGAGTGCAACATCTGCGGACGCACCTTTGTGCGCGACAGCTACCTGATTCGGCACCAGAACCGTGTGCACCGCGACTTGTCGCAGAACAACGCAAACCACGACCCCGGCACGCCCCAGAGCTCGGGGGCTGGCACTCCCGGCACCGGCTTCGAGAGCCCGGTTTGTGATCTGCGCTACAGCGAGGGACCCTCCTCGCTCGACGGCCTCGGCCAGCCGACCGGCAAATCCGGCGCCGGTATCGCCGCCGAGATCGCCAGCCTCGCCAAGCAGAACAGCCTGCAGCTGCCGCTGCCTCTGCTCCACCCGCAGACCACCAACTAG
- the LOC100680147 gene encoding zinc finger protein 346 produces the protein MTNMPAHGGMNHSMNDPVTRAVVDNIMGNLPTKRPQVRCHDCDLDFTSQVVLDAHLQGARHAKQIRSKTILATLEETNVAFSKDQETNGLKCNPCNVYLNSIQQLQTHLNGNRHKKKIAKGDWIGKEIVSRSNHLEMQTSNPPASVSKQAALLSCPPCNKFFNSESQLNVHLASQKHIDKIHNIKVIKKKRYHPYWKKGGTKEGPSRIPLANNFVSGGYHSTYP, from the exons ATGACGAACATGCCTGCGCACGGCGGAATGAACCATTCCATGAATGATCCAGTGACAAGAGCTGTTGTGGACAATATTATGGGAAACCTTCCCACGAAAAGGCCACAGGTACGATGTCATGATTGTGATCTTGACTTTACAAGTCAAGTTGTACTCGATGCTCATCTTCAAGGTGCTCGACATGCTAAGCAG ATTCGATCTAAGACAATTCTTGCTACCTTAGAAGAAACCAATGTGGCCTTTAGTAAAGATCAAGAAACCAATGGGTTGAAGTGCAATCCTTGTAATGTATACTTAAACTCAATACAGCAGCTTCAAACTCATTTAAATG GAAATCGCCATAAGAAGAAAATAGCTAAAG GTGACTGGATTGGAAAGGAGATTGTTTCAAGAAGTAATCATCTGGAAATGCAAACATCCAACCCACCTGCGAGTGTTTCAAAGCAAGCAGCGCTACTCAGTTGTCCACCCTGCAATAAGTTCTTCAATTCTGAGTCACAATTAAATGTG caTCTTGCATCGCAGAAACATATAGATAAAATACATAACATCaaagttataaaaaagaagcggTATCATCCATATTGGAAAAAAGGTGGCACCAAAGAAGGCCCTAGTCGGATACCATTggcaaacaattttgtttCAGGTGGCTATCATTCCACTTATCcataa
- the LOC100123334 gene encoding dynein regulatory complex protein 1 has protein sequence MAAKPENLDKDFTEIEEPSVLSTDPNERKLARRLRIQRRVEALQKLEAETTADAGDHSVEECLTEKRIVASAELLEKLIAEGNEVISNVRVANDAREIERRREASKIREKLLKRLEESADECKKRYDLINERWPLILESNDPLDINSEMESQKEKCDEVLAKKDKVIAELKEELRKADDKYSDDQRKQKDDIKLLIERIENQMSTMENVYGRELELIEKTLKTERESLVNSFQKKWDNLYKQQEDEDVAGDKKRNEIMKEYEEEMERVMTEHDEEFRAQKIQLENECQDLQQQVEKMKALCLLNSEKLTYNYTVLKSREEENTIVKNQQKRKINKLQGLINNLKKNYSELEENTKLEIDKLSGQIVKAHTSITELEEKSIHFTRVNEKQYLDIWDMKSKNANELVKKILTADKIIHERTLGILWDSPQTNLPKKEDLPSYCAAMDLIKKRKQEEAQRLNIFQYEKKEKSALETKLEREVLSNILKQISQCSGYLIEDKLQEMISSRNEEEKTIIRLDNVFQALSISTPEEISMLLDFFLPYSYCPVCSAKEDSISSDSFNSSFSSKSSSCAEICDGCNDENVKKLVDAVKEEVGVFPDRNVESRIERFSSNDTVASESLSDEVNESEFDDEKATKGYQKYTCDKGHVLEIQAAHVSKAMREIVTKCSVIEEKEMISFEERLNEKKYTISRNLAAEDVQNYWSNYRKIFGTQKQKLWDAILVGLSKYYEVLRERHSLCTEIDDLKLQNSELERLLASHTASPEDGISLLQVKSAKHSSYI, from the exons ATGGCTGCTAAACCGGAGAATTTAGATAAGGATTTCACGGAAATCGAAGAGCCATCAGTATTATCCACCGATCCGAATGAACGAAAACTAGCCCGTCGTTTACGAATTCAAAGACGCGTCGAGGCTTTGCAAAA ATTAGAAGCTGAAACAACTGCAGATGCAGGTGACCATAGCGTGGAGGAGTGTCTCACTGAAAAACGAATTGTTGCAAGTGCCGAGCTgttggaaaaattaattgcCGAAGGCAATGAAGTG ATTTCCAACGTGCGAGTAGCAAATGATGCTCGAGAAATAGAGCGTCGGCGAGAAGCGAGCAAGATCCGAGAAAAATTGCTCAAGCGATTAGAAGAAAGCGCAGATGAGTGCAAAAAGCGATATGACCTTATTAACGAGCGATGGCCATTAATTTTGGAGTCGAACGATCCACTGGACATCAACAGTGAAATGGAGTCGCAAAAAGAAAAGTGCGACGAGGTACTGGCGAAAAAGGACAAAGTTATTGCTGAACTTAAAGAAGAACTGCGGAAAGCTGACGATAAATATTCCGATGATCAGAGAAAGCAAAAGGACGACATAAAGCTGTTGATCGAAAGGATAGAGAATCAG ATGAGCACTATGGAAAACGTTTATGGTAGAGAGCTAGAGCTGATCGAAAAGACGTTAAAGACAGAAAGAGAATCGTTGGTGAACAGTTTCCAGAAGAAGTGGGATAATCTTTACAAGCAACAAGAAGACGAAGACGTGGCAGGTGATAAGAAAAGAAACGAAATCATGAAAGAATACGAGGAAGAGATGGAAAGGGTCATGACAGAGCATGACGAAGAATTTAGAGCCCAAAAGATTCAACTGGAAAACGAATGTCAGGATTTGCAGCAGCAAGTGGAGAAAATGAAGGCTTTATGTCTATTGAATTCCGAAAAATTAACGTACAATTATACTGTGCTCAAAAGCCGGGAAGAGGAAAATACCATTGTAAAAAATCagcagaaaagaaaaataaacaa aCTCCAGGGACTCATCaataatttgaagaaaaattacTCAGAGTTAGAGGAAAATACGAAATTAGAAATAGATAAACTGTCAGGACAAATTGTGAAGGCTCATACAAGTATTACAGAGCTCGAAGAAAAGTCTATTCATTTTACGCGAGTTAATGAGAAGCAGTATCTAGACATTTGGGATATGAAGTCTAAAAACGCCAATGAACTGGTTAAAAAG ATTCTGACGGCGGATAAAATTATTCACGAACGTACTCTGGGTATTCTGTGGGACTCACCTCAAACGAATTTaccgaaaaaagaagatttACCGTCTTATTGTGCTGCGATGGATCTCATTAAAAAGA GAAAACAAGAAGAAGCTCAAAgattaaatattttccaatatgagaagaaagaaaaatctgCTTTAGAAACTAAATTAGAAAGAGAAGTCTTGAGCAATATTCTCAAACAAATCTCCCAGTGTTCTGGATATCTAATAGAAGATAAATTACAAGAAATGATTTCGAGTCGTAATGAGGAAGAAAAAACGATCATAAGACTCGACAACGTTTTTCAG GCATTATCCATCTCAACTCCCGAGGAAATCAGTATGCTTCTAGATTTTTTCTTGCCATATTCGTATTGCCCGGTATGTTCTGCGAAGGAAGATTCCATTAGTTCTGACAGTTTTAATTCATCATTTTCGAGTAAATCTTCAAGCTGCGCCGAAATTTGCGATGGCTGCAATGACGAAAACGTTAAGAAATTGGTCGATGCCGTGAAAGAAGAAGTCGGAGTATTTCCAGATCGTAATGTCGAATCAAGAATCGAAAGATTTTCGTCAAATGACACGGTAGCTTCTGAATCGTTGTCGGATGAAg TTAATGAAAGTGAATTCGATGATGAAAAAGCTACGAAAGGATACCAAAAGTATACATGTGACAAAGGGCATGTGCTAGAAATTCAAGCAGCGCATGTATCAAAAGCAATGAGAGAAATAGTAACCAAGTGTAGtgttatagaagaaaaagaaatgattTCTTTCGAAGAAAGATTAAATGAGAAGAAATACACAATTTCTAGAAACTTGGCGGCAGAGGATGTTCAAAATTATTggtcaaattatcgaaaaattTTTGGTACACAAAAACAAAAGCTGTGGGATGCTATTTTAGTAGGTTTAAGCAAATATTACGAGGTTCTAAGAGAAAGACACAGCCTTTGTACTGAAATTGATGatctaaaattacaaaattctGAACTGGAACGGTTATTAGCATCTCACACAGCAAGC CCAGAAGATGGAATATCTCTACTGCAAGTCAAATCAGCTAAACATTCATCgtatatatga